The window GGCACCGCTAGCTCCCCGCCTGGCACGACCGAAATCTTTCCCGGAGTACTGGATAACCGGAGTATTGGAGGCTTGTGGCCCAATTCTCCATTCCCCCATCTGACGTTTGACGTTGGACGTTCGACGTTTTACGAATCACGTATCACACCTCACGTCTCATTTTTCAATTCTCATTTTTCTTTTTTCAATGAGTGCTATTCCCTTTCACGCCCCACGTCTCCATTTCTCCAAGTCTCCACTTCTCCTCCAGAGGAGTTCCTACGGAACAATTCTCCATCGAAATCGTGGAGCCGAAGGGGATCGAACCCTCGACCTTCGCATTGCGAACGCGACGCTCTCCCATCTGAGCTACGGCCCCCATCAAGATGAAAGATAAACGACTAAAGACGAATGAACCAGTCATCAGTAACCAATAACCGCTCTCTGATCACACATTACGTCAAAGCGCAGCGGAGATCCCGACGCAGGTCGGGAAATCACGCCTCACCAATCACGCATCACATGGCAAGCGAATTTATACGGAAACCCGGCGGATTGCAAGAGGTAGGAGGTGGAAAAACAACCTGACACGTTGCAGGGAACCTGTTAGACAGCGCGTCCGACGGGTGTACATTCGATCCAGTTCACGTCGGCGATTTCCGTCCGGATGCTGAAATGTTTTGCTCGAATTCTATCTCTCCCCTGGTCCAGAAGTCACGGTGAAGTCACACGGTTAACTCAACATTTTTTCGCTTGACTACTGAGACGTAGGCGTATAACATCCAATAATTTTAAGGCATCGTCTTTGACGAAAAATCACGCCAAAGCAAGAACAAGATGATAGTAGTATAATTCCCACAAAGATGTCCGCTGAAAATCATTTAGTATTTTCGTTGAATAAGATATGCTGGGAAGTCGAGACAAGATGAGAGAAAGAGACGAAGTCGCAGCTGCGAACGAAAGGCTCTGGGAGAGAGAGGTACAGAAGGGGTGTGGGTTCACGACCCCTTGGCTGGAGCTTGACCCCGAGGTGATTATGCAGTACGCCAAAGGCACGTTGGAGCCTGTACCCGAGCCGCTGACGGTGGTGTCTCCCCACGACATACTCGCTGAGGTCGAGGGCAGGGACGTGCTCTGCCTCGCATGCGGCGGCGGGCAACAGTCAGCCGTGTTTGCGCTGCTTGGCGCACAGGTGACAGTGGTCGACCTGGCCCAAGGGCAACTCGAGGGGGACAGGAAGGCTGCGGCGCACTATGGCTACGAGATAAAAACGATCCACAGCGACATGCGCGACCTTTCGTCGATGGATGATGAGTCATTCGATACTGTGTACGGAACGGCCGTCTGCTACGTCCCCGATGCTCGGGAGGTCTACCGCCAGGTCGCCAGGGTATTAAGGCCACGTGGATTGTACCGTACCGATTGGGGCCAGCCCGCGATCCACTTCGTCGCCTGGGACGGAAGCGGCTATCGGGTAGCGAAGCCATACGCCGAGAGGATCGATCGGCGGGAGGACGGTGGAATCGAGTTTCGGCATTACATGGATGACATCTTTAACGGACTCCTCGAGGTCGGCCTCTCAATTCGGCAAGTGGAGGATCTGTCCCGGCACGTAAAGCCGGACTCTGAGGCTCTCCCGGGAAGCTGGGCTCATGAACGGACGTACTTCGGTGGAGAGTTCGTTGTCGTCGCTCGGAAGGAACGGGGATCTTCCTAATCATTGCTTCCAGCGGATCCCGACCCGTCGGGACCGCTCAACTCGAAACTCTATTCAAGCAATAAACAATATGTTATAGGAGCAGTTAATGAAAACTCTCAACAGGCGAAAGTTCTTACGTCTCTCCACCACTGCGGTTTCTTCATTCATGATAGTTCCGAGAAGTGTGTTGGGCGGTAAAGGTTATGTGCCGCCGAGTGATAAGCTCAACATTGCAGCAATAGGTATAGGGGGCCGGGGAGCAGAGGATCTGCAAAATCTTGAAAGTGAAAATATTGTAGCGCTATGTGATGTGGATTGGGCGTATGCTGAGGAAATCTTCAAGCGCTACCCAAATGCAAGAAAATATCGTGATTTTCGCATCATGCTTGAAAAAGAAAAAAATATCGATGCCGTGCTTGTGGCGACGCCAGACCATACACATGCAATAATATCGATGCATGCCCTGAAAATGGGCAAGCATCTTTATTGTGAAAAGCCTCTGACGCACACAGTTTACGAAGCCCGAAAAATTGCCGAGGCTGCAAGGGAGGCAAAGGTGGCAACTCAAATGGGCAACCAGGGTATGGCCTATAAAGGAAACCGATTGATCAATGAATGGATATGGGATGGAGCGATAGGCCAGGTTCATGAAGTGCATGTCTGGTCCGATCGCCCGACTCGTTTGGGGACTGGGGATTTGTGGTGGCCTCAGGCAATGGAACGGCCGCTCGATGAACCGGAAATACCTGCGACCCTGGATTGGGACTTATGGCTTGGGCCAGCTCCATATCGTCCTTATCATCCGGCTTACGTACCATTCTTGTGGCGCGGCTGGTGGGATTTTGGGGAAGGCGGCCTGGGTGATATGGGAATACACAATATCGCCCCTGCTTTTTCAGCTTTGAAGCTCGGGGCTCCCACGAGTGTGCATTCAAGTTCGACTCCCGTTTACAAAGAGACGTTGCCCTGGGCATCCATAGTGCGTTATGAATTTCCAGCGCGCGGTGATATGCCCCCTGTGAAGCTGCATTGGTATGATGGCGGTATTATTCCGGAATACCCGGAAGAGTTGGAAGATGGAAGAAAACTGCCGCGCGAAGATGGGATGATATTTGTCGGTAGTAAAGGCAAAATGTTGGTCACAGGCTGGGGAGGTGAAAGTCCGCGGTTAATACCGGAGTCGAAGATGCAAGAATATGAACTTCCACCTGAAACACTGCCCCGTTCTATTGGGCATCATCAAGAGTGGATTGAAGCATGCAAGAAAGGCACCCCGACACGATCAAATTTTGACGTTGCCGGACCATTGACCGAAGCTGTTCTGCTGGGACTCGTTTCTGTCCGACTGGGAGGAAAGAAACTATATTGGGACAGCGAGAATCTTTCGGTGAAAAACAGTCCCGAAGCCAATGAGCTTTTGCATTATCAGTACCGTGAAGGTTGGACGCTGTAATTGTTGGTTTGTGGAAATGAAGTAATGACTCGACTGGCTGCCGGATACCTTTTTTCAGAGATTTGATATCTAGCCAAAAATGACACGAGTTTTCGCGAACATGAATATGAGCCATTCTGTTCGCATCAATTCGTGAAGATCTGTGGCTGAAAATCACGCTTTGGTTTGCAACATTGAAAAAAGTGCCCGGCGGTACACTAACTCGAATAGGTGGAAATTGACATGAACAAGAAAATAGGCGTTGGCCTTGTTGGATCGCAGTTCGTCTCAACGATTCATGCGGAATCTCTGAAAACTGTGCATGATGCAGAAAT is drawn from Candidatus Neomarinimicrobiota bacterium and contains these coding sequences:
- a CDS encoding class I SAM-dependent methyltransferase; protein product: MRERDEVAAANERLWEREVQKGCGFTTPWLELDPEVIMQYAKGTLEPVPEPLTVVSPHDILAEVEGRDVLCLACGGGQQSAVFALLGAQVTVVDLAQGQLEGDRKAAAHYGYEIKTIHSDMRDLSSMDDESFDTVYGTAVCYVPDAREVYRQVARVLRPRGLYRTDWGQPAIHFVAWDGSGYRVAKPYAERIDRREDGGIEFRHYMDDIFNGLLEVGLSIRQVEDLSRHVKPDSEALPGSWAHERTYFGGEFVVVARKERGSS
- a CDS encoding Gfo/Idh/MocA family oxidoreductase, which gives rise to MKTLNRRKFLRLSTTAVSSFMIVPRSVLGGKGYVPPSDKLNIAAIGIGGRGAEDLQNLESENIVALCDVDWAYAEEIFKRYPNARKYRDFRIMLEKEKNIDAVLVATPDHTHAIISMHALKMGKHLYCEKPLTHTVYEARKIAEAAREAKVATQMGNQGMAYKGNRLINEWIWDGAIGQVHEVHVWSDRPTRLGTGDLWWPQAMERPLDEPEIPATLDWDLWLGPAPYRPYHPAYVPFLWRGWWDFGEGGLGDMGIHNIAPAFSALKLGAPTSVHSSSTPVYKETLPWASIVRYEFPARGDMPPVKLHWYDGGIIPEYPEELEDGRKLPREDGMIFVGSKGKMLVTGWGGESPRLIPESKMQEYELPPETLPRSIGHHQEWIEACKKGTPTRSNFDVAGPLTEAVLLGLVSVRLGGKKLYWDSENLSVKNSPEANELLHYQYREGWTL